From Streptomyces cyaneogriseus subsp. noncyanogenus, the proteins below share one genomic window:
- a CDS encoding GntR family transcriptional regulator: MVKRCEQVSGDLRRRIRAGEFTPGDRLPAETTLATEYEVGPVTVRQALAALRTEGLIEERHGRGTFVRGRRRRAERSNLRHQWEKDRARADPGERGSTGATEQDTGLTTDQLAFRAEYERIEAPEELAAALHLGPGDAVLKRTYRTRSVDEDDSLKVARSYLPYEIAERNPDLLDAAREPWPGGTMNQLHTVGIEIDRVEEVVTARAATPQESEELGLTPGAAVMDVRKTLHDIDGRIVEVADVVLPGDRYAVKCVTTLERW, translated from the coding sequence GTGGTGAAGCGATGCGAGCAGGTTTCCGGCGATCTGCGCCGCCGTATCCGGGCCGGCGAGTTCACGCCCGGAGACCGGCTGCCGGCCGAGACGACGCTGGCCACGGAGTACGAGGTCGGCCCGGTGACGGTGCGGCAGGCACTGGCGGCTCTCCGGACGGAGGGCCTGATCGAGGAGCGGCACGGACGCGGCACCTTCGTGCGCGGGCGCCGGCGGCGAGCGGAGCGCAGCAACCTTCGCCATCAGTGGGAGAAGGACCGCGCTCGCGCCGATCCCGGAGAGCGCGGGAGCACGGGCGCCACGGAGCAGGACACCGGCCTGACCACCGACCAGCTGGCGTTCCGGGCCGAGTACGAGCGGATCGAGGCGCCCGAAGAGCTGGCCGCCGCGCTGCACCTCGGACCCGGTGACGCCGTCCTGAAGCGGACGTACCGGACGCGCAGCGTGGACGAGGACGACTCCTTGAAGGTGGCCCGCTCCTACCTCCCCTACGAGATCGCCGAGCGGAACCCGGACCTGCTCGACGCAGCGCGGGAACCCTGGCCCGGCGGGACGATGAACCAGCTCCACACGGTGGGCATCGAGATCGACCGGGTCGAGGAAGTCGTGACCGCGCGGGCTGCCACCCCGCAGGAGAGCGAGGAACTGGGCCTCACGCCGGGTGCGGCGGTCATGGACGTCCGGAAGACTCTCCACGACATCGACGGCCGGATCGTGGAGGTGGCGGACGTCGTGCTGCCCGGAGACCGTTACGCCGTGAAGTGCGTGACCACGCTGGAAAGGTGGTGA
- a CDS encoding DUF4129 domain-containing protein, which translates to MSWAGGVLTEVLPRTAVRTVLRAGDTSVRALPRSGDEPPLTIPRDPAREAARRELSKRMYHENDPSWFQRALSAFWDWVEDLFGTASGATPGGALGLIVVVLAVAAVLGALWWRLGTPRRRTAASATVFDDRPRGAAEHRAAAEAHAALGHWNHAVQERMRALVRALEERALLDVRPGRTADEAAGEAGRALPAHAGRLRAAARDFDDVTYGGRAATEQAYRRLADLDRDLERTTPQLASTSSAHSTDHHGRPGAAG; encoded by the coding sequence GTGAGCTGGGCGGGGGGAGTTCTCACAGAGGTGCTGCCGCGCACCGCCGTACGGACGGTGCTGCGCGCCGGCGACACCTCCGTACGCGCGCTGCCGCGCTCCGGCGACGAGCCGCCGCTGACGATCCCGCGCGACCCCGCGCGGGAGGCGGCGCGACGCGAGCTGTCCAAACGGATGTACCACGAGAACGACCCCAGCTGGTTCCAGCGGGCCCTCAGCGCCTTCTGGGACTGGGTCGAGGACCTCTTCGGCACCGCCTCCGGCGCGACCCCCGGAGGAGCACTCGGCCTGATCGTCGTCGTCCTCGCCGTCGCCGCGGTCCTCGGCGCCCTGTGGTGGCGCCTGGGCACCCCCCGCCGCCGGACCGCCGCCTCCGCCACCGTGTTCGACGACCGCCCCCGCGGCGCCGCCGAACACCGCGCCGCCGCCGAGGCACACGCCGCCCTGGGCCACTGGAACCATGCCGTCCAGGAACGCATGCGGGCCCTCGTCCGCGCCCTGGAGGAACGCGCTCTCCTCGACGTCCGCCCCGGCCGCACCGCCGACGAGGCCGCCGGGGAAGCCGGCCGCGCCCTGCCCGCCCACGCCGGCCGGCTGCGCGCCGCCGCCCGCGACTTCGACGACGTGACATACGGCGGCCGGGCGGCGACGGAGCAGGCGTACCGGCGCCTGGCCGACCTGGACCGCGACCTGGAACGCACCACACCGCAGCTCGCGAGCACCAGCAGCGCCCACAGCACGGACCACCACGGCCGCCCCGGAGCCGCCGGATGA
- a CDS encoding ferredoxin, which yields MKVSVDQNLCYGSWDCVHRVPSVFTVVDGYGAVVPGREGAGDDPRVRAAAEGCPSQAIVITDGRAAEPGK from the coding sequence ATGAAGGTCTCTGTCGATCAGAACCTCTGCTACGGCTCCTGGGACTGCGTCCACCGGGTTCCGTCCGTCTTCACCGTGGTGGACGGGTACGGAGCCGTCGTACCGGGCCGCGAGGGCGCCGGTGACGATCCGCGGGTGCGCGCAGCGGCCGAGGGATGCCCGTCCCAGGCGATCGTCATCACGGACGGCCGGGCCGCCGAGCCGGGGAAGTGA
- a CDS encoding AAA family ATPase, with product MDPTTDNAGRTGDAGTARAALEALRAEIAKAVVGQDPAVTGLVVALLCRGHVLLEGVPGVAKTLLVRALASALELDTKRVQFTPDLMPSDVTGSLVYDARTAEFSFQPGPVFTNLLLADEINRTPPKTQSSLLEAMEERQVTVDGTPRPLPDPFLVAATQNPVEYEGTYPLPEAQLDRFLLKLTVPLPSRQDEIDVLTRHAGGFDPRDLRAAGVRPVAGAADLEAARAAIATTTVSPEITAYVVDICRATRESPSLSLGVSPRGATALLSTSRAWAWLTGRDYVIPDDVKALALPTLRHRVQLRPEAEMEGVTADSVINAILAHVPVPR from the coding sequence ATGGACCCGACCACTGACAACGCCGGGCGGACCGGGGACGCGGGCACCGCCCGAGCCGCCCTGGAAGCCCTGCGCGCCGAGATCGCCAAGGCCGTGGTCGGCCAGGATCCCGCGGTGACCGGCCTCGTCGTGGCCCTGCTCTGCCGCGGTCACGTCCTCCTCGAAGGCGTCCCCGGCGTGGCCAAGACCCTCCTCGTCCGCGCCCTGGCCTCCGCCCTGGAACTGGACACCAAACGCGTCCAGTTCACCCCCGACCTCATGCCGAGCGATGTGACGGGCTCCCTCGTCTACGACGCCCGCACCGCCGAGTTCTCCTTCCAGCCCGGCCCGGTCTTCACCAACCTGCTCCTGGCCGACGAGATCAACCGCACGCCCCCCAAGACCCAGTCGTCCCTCCTCGAAGCCATGGAGGAACGCCAGGTCACGGTCGACGGCACCCCCCGCCCCCTGCCCGACCCGTTCCTGGTGGCAGCCACCCAGAACCCGGTCGAGTACGAGGGCACCTATCCCCTCCCGGAAGCCCAGCTGGACCGCTTCCTCCTCAAACTCACCGTCCCCCTCCCCTCCCGCCAGGACGAGATCGACGTCCTCACCCGCCACGCCGGGGGCTTCGACCCGCGCGACCTGCGCGCCGCGGGCGTGCGCCCGGTGGCCGGCGCCGCCGACCTGGAAGCCGCCCGCGCCGCGATCGCCACGACCACGGTCTCCCCGGAGATCACCGCCTACGTGGTCGACATCTGCCGCGCCACCCGCGAATCCCCCTCCCTCAGCCTGGGCGTCTCCCCCCGCGGCGCCACCGCGCTGCTGTCCACGTCCCGCGCCTGGGCCTGGCTCACCGGCCGCGACTACGTCATCCCCGACGACGTCAAAGCCCTCGCCCTGCCCACCCTGCGCCACCGCGTCCAGCTCCGCCCCGAGGCCGAGATGGAGGGCGTGACCGCCGACTCCGTCATCAACGCGATCCTCGCCCACGTCCCCGTTCCCCGCTGA
- the mtnA gene encoding S-methyl-5-thioribose-1-phosphate isomerase, giving the protein MADQYAHSGEDKRPTETPAIRWEEPPEGPVLVLLDQTRLPAEEMELVCTDASALVEAIRSLAVRGAPLLGIAGAYGVALAAVRGFDVDEAAAALAGARPTAVNLAVGVRRALGAYRAALAEGGDGRRAAEAALAAARALHREDAEASARMAGHGLALLDELLPAGGHRVLTHCNTGALVSGGEGTAFAVALAAHRAGRLRRLWVDETRPLLQGARLTAYEAARSGMAYTLLTDNAAGSLFAAGEVDAVLIGADRIAADGSVANKVGSYPLAVLARYHHVPFIVVAPVTTVDPDTPDGASIEVEQRAGHEVTEITAPQASVAGAGGGIAVAPLGTQAYNPAFDVTPPELVTAIVTEEGVVSPVTSEALAELCARARRTTAR; this is encoded by the coding sequence ATGGCTGATCAGTACGCGCACAGTGGCGAGGACAAGCGGCCGACCGAGACCCCGGCGATCCGCTGGGAGGAACCACCCGAAGGCCCGGTGCTGGTCCTGCTGGACCAGACCAGGCTGCCGGCCGAGGAGATGGAGCTGGTCTGCACGGACGCGTCCGCGCTGGTGGAGGCGATCCGTTCGCTCGCCGTGCGCGGGGCGCCGCTGCTCGGCATCGCGGGGGCGTACGGCGTCGCGCTCGCCGCCGTACGGGGCTTCGACGTCGACGAGGCGGCGGCGGCGCTGGCGGGTGCCCGTCCCACGGCGGTGAACCTCGCCGTCGGTGTGCGCCGCGCCCTGGGGGCGTACCGGGCGGCGCTCGCGGAGGGCGGTGACGGCCGGCGGGCCGCCGAGGCGGCGCTGGCCGCCGCGCGGGCCCTGCACCGGGAGGACGCCGAGGCCAGCGCCCGCATGGCGGGCCACGGGCTGGCCCTGCTCGACGAGCTGCTGCCCGCCGGCGGGCATCGCGTCCTGACCCACTGCAACACCGGGGCGCTGGTGTCCGGCGGGGAGGGCACGGCGTTCGCGGTGGCGCTCGCGGCGCACCGGGCCGGGCGGCTCCGGCGCCTGTGGGTGGACGAGACGCGCCCGTTGCTCCAGGGCGCCCGTCTGACGGCGTACGAGGCGGCGCGCAGCGGCATGGCGTACACCCTGCTCACCGACAACGCGGCGGGGTCGCTGTTCGCCGCCGGTGAGGTGGACGCGGTGCTGATCGGGGCCGACCGCATAGCGGCCGACGGTTCGGTGGCGAACAAGGTGGGGAGTTACCCGCTCGCGGTGCTCGCGCGGTATCACCACGTGCCGTTCATCGTGGTGGCTCCGGTGACGACGGTGGACCCGGACACGCCCGACGGGGCGTCCATCGAGGTCGAACAGCGCGCCGGGCACGAGGTGACCGAGATCACAGCGCCTCAGGCGTCGGTGGCGGGAGCGGGAGGCGGGATCGCGGTGGCACCCCTGGGGACCCAGGCGTACAACCCGGCGTTCGACGTGACGCCGCCGGAGCTGGTGACGGCGATCGTCACCGAGGAGGGGGTCGTCTCGCCGGTGACCAGCGAGGCGCTCGCGGAGCTGTGTGCCAGGGCACGCCGGACGACGGCCCGCTGA
- a CDS encoding glycosyltransferase family 2 protein translates to MTNLVSVITPVHGPGARYLAEAHASLARQEMPPGWDWEWIIQEDGETGDVRPHVPEDTRISFEQGRQGRAAMARTLALARARGDLVKVLDADDMLTPGALRRDIEVLAEQRGVAWTTSRVLDLLPDGSTVGFESDPPPGPISRGAVLERWRTHDYRSQVHPATLCARRDLVIALGGWMALPSSEDTGLLMALNAVSTGWFIEECGLLYRKWPGQSTAQSAHHDDSERRARMKVVEERAEALGKLSTWHF, encoded by the coding sequence ATGACGAACCTCGTATCGGTGATCACGCCGGTGCATGGGCCGGGTGCGCGTTACCTCGCCGAGGCCCACGCCTCCCTCGCGCGCCAGGAGATGCCTCCGGGCTGGGACTGGGAATGGATCATCCAGGAGGACGGCGAGACGGGCGATGTGCGGCCGCACGTCCCCGAGGATACGCGGATCAGCTTCGAGCAGGGGCGGCAGGGCCGCGCCGCGATGGCCCGGACTCTGGCGCTCGCGCGGGCGCGGGGTGATCTGGTCAAGGTGCTGGACGCCGATGACATGCTGACGCCCGGTGCCCTGCGGCGGGACATCGAGGTGCTGGCCGAGCAGCGCGGCGTGGCCTGGACGACCTCACGTGTTCTCGACCTTCTGCCGGACGGTTCCACCGTCGGCTTCGAGAGCGATCCGCCGCCGGGACCGATCAGCCGGGGCGCGGTCCTGGAGCGGTGGCGGACGCACGACTACCGGTCGCAGGTCCATCCGGCGACGCTGTGCGCGCGCCGGGATCTGGTGATCGCGCTGGGCGGGTGGATGGCGCTGCCTTCCTCGGAGGACACGGGGCTGCTCATGGCCCTCAACGCCGTGAGCACCGGATGGTTCATCGAGGAGTGCGGTCTGCTGTACCGCAAATGGCCCGGACAGAGCACCGCGCAGAGCGCGCATCACGACGATTCCGAGCGGCGCGCCCGTATGAAGGTCGTCGAAGAGCGCGCCGAGGCGCTCGGCAAGCTCAGCACGTGGCACTTCTGA
- the mtrB gene encoding MtrAB system histidine kinase MtrB, with protein sequence MSGDSAASVPGRSGARAGRPVGRKAGGSRGRRFLEGGLLHGGVQGSPVLRLFMRWVRRPLLPVIRLWRRNLQLKVVVTTLLMSLGVVLLLGFVVIGQVRNGLLDAKVKASQSQATGGFAAAKQRADEAATAAGDAGTPVDDRPSQNVIQWMSDLVYSLSSGGQGAFDVVTLPAVGDSGGGRGPRASGDVAPSASIPESLRERVDSSTAAAQSYTRIVYNSSEASQPALVIGKRVNDPNGDPYQLYYLFPLTQEEKSLSLVKGTLATAGLFVVVLFGAIAWLVVRQVVTPVRMAAGVAERLSAGRLQERMKVTGEDDIARLGEAFNKMAQNLQLKISQLEDLSRMQRRFVSDVSHELRTPLTTVRMAADVIHEAREDFDPVTARSAELLADQLDRFESLLADLLEISRFDAGAAALEAEPIDLREVVRRVVSGAEPLAERKGTRIRVTGDQQPVVAEADARRVERILRNLVVNAVEHGEGRDVVVKLAAAGGAVAVAVRDYGVGLKPGEASRVFSRFWRADPARARTTGGTGLGLSIALEDARLHGGWLQAWGEPGGGSQFRLTLPRTADEPLRGSPIPLEPADSRGRRAAEEAAPAGGGAKGATVPAQQSAGSGHARPARDPIPPRPAAASPAADPTALPGNGARVVPRPVSPARRQDGPSTAEPSAAHGGEHPADRPEEDPNSQGEACRGR encoded by the coding sequence ATGTCCGGGGACAGTGCCGCTTCGGTGCCCGGCCGGTCCGGTGCCCGTGCCGGGCGGCCTGTCGGCCGGAAGGCGGGGGGTTCCCGCGGGCGGCGTTTCCTGGAGGGCGGGCTGCTGCACGGCGGGGTACAGGGCAGCCCGGTGCTCCGTCTGTTCATGCGCTGGGTGCGCCGTCCGCTGCTGCCCGTCATCCGGCTGTGGCGGCGCAACCTCCAGCTCAAGGTCGTCGTCACCACGCTGCTGATGTCGCTGGGTGTGGTGCTGCTGCTGGGCTTCGTGGTGATCGGGCAGGTCCGCAACGGCCTGCTCGACGCCAAGGTGAAGGCGTCGCAGAGCCAGGCCACCGGCGGTTTCGCGGCGGCCAAGCAGCGGGCCGACGAGGCGGCGACCGCGGCCGGTGATGCCGGTACGCCGGTGGACGACCGCCCCTCGCAGAACGTCATCCAGTGGATGAGCGATCTGGTGTACTCGCTCTCCAGCGGCGGGCAGGGCGCCTTCGACGTGGTCACCCTCCCCGCGGTCGGCGACAGCGGCGGCGGGCGCGGCCCGCGTGCCTCCGGTGACGTCGCCCCGTCGGCCAGCATTCCGGAGAGCCTGCGGGAGCGGGTCGACAGCAGTACGGCCGCGGCCCAGAGCTACACCCGCATCGTCTACAACTCCTCCGAGGCGTCCCAGCCGGCGCTGGTCATCGGCAAGCGGGTCAACGACCCCAACGGGGACCCGTACCAGCTCTACTACCTCTTCCCGCTGACGCAGGAGGAGAAGTCGCTCAGCCTGGTCAAGGGGACGCTGGCGACGGCGGGGCTGTTCGTCGTCGTGCTCTTCGGGGCGATCGCCTGGCTCGTCGTGCGGCAGGTCGTCACGCCGGTGCGGATGGCGGCGGGCGTCGCCGAGCGGCTGTCCGCCGGGCGGTTGCAGGAACGGATGAAGGTCACCGGCGAGGACGACATCGCGCGGCTCGGCGAGGCCTTCAACAAGATGGCGCAGAACCTCCAGCTCAAGATCAGTCAGCTCGAGGACCTGTCGCGGATGCAGCGGCGGTTCGTCTCCGACGTCTCCCACGAGCTGCGCACGCCGCTGACGACCGTGCGGATGGCCGCCGACGTCATCCATGAGGCGCGCGAGGACTTCGATCCGGTGACCGCGCGGTCGGCGGAGCTGCTCGCCGACCAGCTCGACCGGTTCGAGTCGCTGCTCGCGGACCTGCTGGAGATCAGCCGCTTCGACGCGGGCGCGGCGGCCCTGGAGGCGGAGCCCATCGACCTCAGGGAGGTCGTCCGGCGGGTCGTCAGCGGCGCCGAGCCGCTCGCCGAGCGCAAGGGCACGCGGATACGCGTCACCGGCGACCAGCAGCCCGTCGTCGCCGAGGCCGACGCCCGGCGCGTGGAGCGCATCCTGCGCAATCTCGTCGTCAACGCCGTCGAGCACGGCGAGGGCAGGGACGTCGTCGTCAAGCTGGCCGCGGCGGGCGGCGCGGTCGCGGTCGCGGTGCGGGACTACGGCGTCGGGCTCAAGCCCGGCGAGGCGTCCCGGGTCTTCAGCCGCTTCTGGCGGGCCGACCCGGCACGCGCGCGGACCACCGGCGGTACGGGCCTCGGGCTGTCGATCGCCCTGGAGGACGCGCGGCTGCACGGAGGCTGGCTCCAGGCGTGGGGCGAGCCGGGCGGCGGCTCGCAGTTCCGGCTGACGCTGCCCAGGACCGCGGACGAGCCGCTGCGGGGCTCCCCGATACCGCTGGAGCCCGCGGACTCCCGGGGCCGCCGGGCGGCGGAGGAGGCCGCGCCGGCGGGCGGCGGCGCGAAGGGCGCCACCGTGCCGGCACAGCAGTCGGCCGGTTCCGGACACGCGAGGCCGGCCCGGGACCCGATACCGCCGCGCCCGGCGGCCGCATCGCCCGCGGCCGACCCGACGGCCCTGCCCGGCAACGGCGCGCGCGTGGTGCCGCGGCCCGTGTCGCCGGCCCGGCGGCAGGACGGCCCGTCCACCGCCGAACCGTCCGCCGCGCACGGCGGCGAGCACCCGGCCGACAGGCCGGAGGAGGACCCGAACAGCCAAGGGGAGGCATGTCGTGGCCGCTGA
- the mtrA gene encoding two-component system response regulator MtrA: protein MMSFMKGRVLVVDDDSALAEMLGIVLRGEGFEPSFVADGDKALAAFREAKPDLVLLDLMLPGRDGIEVCRLIRAESGVPIVMLTAKSDTVDVVVGLESGADDYIVKPFKPKELVARIRARLRRSEEPTPEQLAIGDLVIDVAGHSVKRDGQSIALTPLEFDLLVALARKPWQVFTREVLLEQVWGYRHAADTRLVNVHVQRLRSKVEKDPEKPEIVVTVRGVGYKAGPS, encoded by the coding sequence ATGATGTCGTTTATGAAGGGACGAGTCCTTGTCGTCGACGACGACAGCGCACTGGCCGAGATGCTCGGGATCGTGCTGCGTGGTGAGGGTTTCGAGCCGTCGTTCGTGGCCGACGGCGACAAGGCGCTGGCCGCCTTCCGTGAGGCGAAGCCGGATCTGGTGCTGCTGGACCTGATGCTGCCCGGGCGGGACGGCATCGAGGTCTGCCGCCTGATCAGGGCGGAGTCCGGGGTGCCGATCGTGATGCTGACGGCCAAGAGCGACACCGTCGACGTGGTCGTGGGCCTGGAGTCCGGCGCCGACGACTACATCGTGAAGCCGTTCAAGCCGAAGGAGCTGGTGGCCCGGATCCGGGCCAGGCTGCGCAGGTCGGAGGAGCCGACGCCGGAGCAGCTCGCCATCGGCGATCTGGTCATCGACGTGGCCGGTCACTCCGTGAAGCGGGACGGGCAGTCGATCGCGCTGACGCCGCTGGAGTTCGACCTGCTGGTGGCGCTGGCGCGCAAGCCGTGGCAGGTGTTCACGCGTGAGGTGCTGCTGGAGCAGGTGTGGGGCTACCGGCACGCGGCCGACACCCGGCTGGTCAACGTCCATGTGCAGCGGCTGCGCTCCAAGGTCGAGAAGGACCCGGAGAAGCCGGAGATCGTGGTGACCGTGCGTGGCGTGGGTTACAAGGCCGGGCCGAGCTGA
- a CDS encoding DUF4350 domain-containing protein → MTTEATLPSTSASPTARQVWTRTRGIVLAVLLLLAGAVAIAVIRSDARHGELDPRSADPRGSRAVAELLADRGVTTRVVTTLGEARAATGRDTTLLVAVPDLLTPRRQNELRSATAGSGGRTVLVAPGSPSVERLAPGVTADPATSLDSTLSPRCELPAARRAGTADTGGVRYTTTHLDADACYPSQRLATLLRLPHASGGGDTVVLGAPGILLNDRLDEHGNASLALQLLGSRPHLVWYLPSPSDSSALSPDDERDIFDLLPPGWLWGTLQLFIAAALAALWRARRLGPLVPEKLPVAIRASETVEGRARLYRAADARDRAAAALRSATRTRLAPLVGTPVSQAHAPEALLPALSAHLRGEPGDGQDLHTLLFGPPPSDDTALITLADRLDALESEVRRP, encoded by the coding sequence ATGACCACCGAGGCCACGCTCCCGTCCACCTCGGCCTCGCCCACCGCACGCCAGGTGTGGACCCGTACCCGAGGCATCGTCCTCGCCGTCCTCCTGCTGCTCGCCGGGGCCGTCGCGATCGCCGTCATCCGCTCCGACGCCCGGCACGGCGAGCTCGACCCGCGCTCCGCCGACCCCCGCGGCAGCCGCGCCGTCGCCGAACTCCTCGCCGACCGCGGCGTGACCACCCGCGTGGTCACCACCCTCGGTGAAGCCCGCGCCGCGACCGGCCGCGACACCACCCTCCTGGTCGCCGTCCCCGATCTCCTGACACCGCGCCGGCAGAACGAGCTGCGCTCGGCGACCGCCGGCTCCGGCGGCCGCACCGTCCTCGTCGCCCCCGGCAGCCCGTCCGTCGAACGGCTCGCCCCCGGCGTCACCGCGGACCCCGCCACCAGCCTCGACTCGACCCTGTCCCCCCGCTGCGAGCTGCCCGCCGCCCGCCGCGCCGGCACCGCCGACACAGGCGGCGTCCGCTACACCACCACCCACCTGGACGCCGACGCCTGCTACCCCAGCCAGCGTCTGGCCACCCTGCTGCGTCTCCCCCACGCCTCCGGGGGCGGCGACACCGTCGTCCTCGGCGCGCCCGGCATCCTCCTCAACGACCGCCTCGACGAGCACGGCAACGCCTCGCTCGCCCTCCAGCTCCTCGGCTCCCGCCCCCATCTGGTCTGGTACCTCCCCTCGCCCTCCGACTCGTCGGCCCTCTCCCCGGACGACGAACGCGACATCTTCGACCTGCTCCCCCCGGGCTGGCTCTGGGGCACCCTGCAACTGTTCATCGCGGCAGCCCTCGCCGCCCTGTGGCGGGCACGCCGGCTCGGCCCCCTGGTGCCCGAGAAACTCCCCGTCGCCATCCGCGCCTCCGAAACCGTCGAAGGCCGCGCCCGCCTCTACCGCGCGGCAGACGCCCGCGACCGGGCCGCCGCCGCTCTCCGCTCCGCCACCCGCACGCGCCTCGCCCCCCTCGTAGGCACCCCCGTGTCCCAGGCGCACGCGCCCGAGGCCCTGCTCCCCGCCCTCTCCGCCCACCTGCGCGGCGAACCCGGCGACGGACAGGACCTGCACACCCTCCTCTTCGGCCCGCCGCCCAGCGACGACACGGCCCTGATCACCCTCGCCGACCGACTAGACGCCCTCGAAAGTGAGGTACGCCGTCCATGA
- a CDS encoding glycerophosphoryl diester phosphodiesterase membrane domain-containing protein: MNDTPGWASPGSSPSEGRDPGASAPADRPGPDQPAHPADQPGEQPAGPGAKWSKEQPPPGQWSAPTGQAAPDQTPPPPPPGPGWGAPPPGGPAGGHGAPGPGHPGGYGTPGPYGGWGGGWGGPPPAAKPGVIPLRPLGVGEILDGAVSTMRTYWRTVLGIALTVAVLTETVVVLLQGLVLDDTTTGTLDDPSATLDELTRALTDAMLGLGVVSLITLIGTVVATALLTTVTSRAVLGRPVTTGEAWRDARPRVLPLFGLILLLLLITAAILAVGFVPGTLLTVTVGGGPGVALTVLGVLAATVLCLWLMIRFSLASPALMLEKQGVKKALTRSVKLVRGSWWRVFGIQLLAMIITNLVASIIVIPFTFLAAALGSDGLSGFVNGTGTQGWTFLVITGIGAVIGSMITLPITAGVTVLLYIDQRIRREALDLELARAAGVQGPGPGAPGTTPGG; encoded by the coding sequence ATGAACGACACTCCGGGCTGGGCCTCGCCCGGATCCTCCCCGTCCGAGGGACGGGACCCCGGCGCGTCCGCACCCGCGGACCGCCCCGGCCCCGACCAGCCCGCACACCCCGCCGACCAGCCGGGCGAGCAGCCGGCGGGCCCGGGCGCCAAGTGGTCCAAGGAGCAGCCGCCACCCGGCCAGTGGTCCGCGCCCACCGGCCAGGCCGCCCCGGACCAGACCCCGCCGCCCCCGCCGCCCGGCCCCGGCTGGGGCGCCCCGCCCCCCGGCGGCCCCGCGGGCGGACACGGCGCACCCGGCCCCGGCCACCCCGGCGGATACGGAACCCCCGGCCCCTACGGCGGCTGGGGAGGCGGCTGGGGCGGTCCCCCGCCCGCGGCCAAGCCCGGCGTGATCCCGCTGCGCCCGCTCGGCGTGGGCGAGATCCTCGACGGCGCCGTCTCCACCATGCGCACCTACTGGCGCACCGTCCTCGGCATCGCCCTGACCGTCGCCGTCCTCACCGAGACCGTCGTCGTGCTGCTCCAGGGCCTCGTCCTGGACGACACCACGACCGGCACCCTCGACGACCCGAGCGCCACCCTCGACGAGCTGACCCGCGCCCTGACCGACGCCATGCTCGGCCTGGGCGTCGTCTCCCTGATCACCCTCATCGGCACGGTCGTGGCGACCGCCCTGCTCACGACCGTCACCAGCCGCGCCGTGCTCGGCCGGCCCGTGACCACCGGCGAGGCCTGGCGGGACGCCCGCCCGCGCGTGCTCCCGCTGTTCGGCCTGATCCTCCTGCTGCTGCTCATCACCGCCGCGATCCTGGCCGTCGGATTCGTGCCCGGCACCCTCCTGACCGTCACCGTGGGCGGCGGACCGGGCGTCGCCCTCACCGTCCTGGGCGTGCTCGCCGCCACCGTGCTCTGCCTGTGGCTGATGATCCGCTTCTCCCTCGCCTCCCCGGCGCTGATGCTGGAGAAGCAGGGCGTCAAGAAGGCACTGACCCGCTCCGTCAAGCTGGTCCGCGGCTCCTGGTGGCGCGTCTTCGGCATCCAGCTCCTCGCGATGATCATCACGAACCTCGTCGCGTCGATCATCGTCATCCCCTTCACGTTCCTCGCCGCCGCCCTCGGCAGCGACGGGCTCTCCGGCTTCGTCAACGGCACCGGCACCCAGGGCTGGACGTTCCTCGTCATCACCGGTATCGGCGCGGTGATCGGCTCCATGATCACCCTGCCGATCACGGCGGGCGTCACCGTGCTCCTCTACATCGACCAGCGCATCCGACGCGAGGCCCTCGACCTGGAACTGGCCCGCGCCGCCGGCGTCCAGGGCCCCGGCCCCGGCGCCCCCGGCACCACTCCGGGAGGCTGA